The Candidatus Hydrogenedentota bacterium DNA segment TCGGATACCAAGCGGACACCAAGGGAGCAGCCGCTATTTCAAGGGCGGGAGTATCACCGCCGATCGGCGGCAAATCGGGCCAGCCCACAGTGTTCCTGTTGGTTACCTGCAAGGGCGGGAAATAGTCTTTTTGCTCATCGGCATAAAGTTTAAAAATCGTTCCCCATTGTTTCAAATTGTTTTGGCAGGATTTGCGGCGTGCCGCTTCGCGGGCACGTGCCAATGCCGGTAACAGGATGGCTGCCAAAATTCCGATAATTGCGATGACTACTAGCAATTCAATCAGTGTAAAACCTTTTCGTTTCATAACATTATTCCTTTTCTACAAGTTAAGTCCTAAAACAAAAATGATTACAACTACCCACCACTGTCTATTCGACACATTCACCTCCTTTATTGATAGACAGTTCCTTCATATGCTGAACTACTGTGACTCTAGAATAACACAGAATACTTAAAAAGGCAAGCAAAATCTTTGCTCAAAACCGCAATTTGGAAAGGGGCAGGCAAAATCAGGGATAGGATAGGATCGTGATCGTGTGACTTTTTGACCCTTGATCTTGGTGATACCCCTTATTTTTTGTGGAGCGAGATGTCTAGGCATCCGACGAGATTGACAATTGATCGGTCTCGTCCTATTAAGAAACTAAGCTGTTGGCTCAATAGAATGAGTGCTGTTAAAGAACTGCTGTCCCTTATTGGGAGAAAATATTTTGACCTCTAGATTGTTCAGATCATTTGCCACGAGAATTGTTGCGTTCATCTTTGCTCTCGATCCGAGAGCAATTAAAATCGGAGGTGTACAATGCCAATAATAAAATTGCCACGTATTATTTTAGGAAAGATAGCTGCGTCTCTTATAAAGCACAGCGTATAAAAAAGATCCGTGGAAGACAGGGGAGTTTAGGAAGGAAAATCTTTGCCCGCGCCGGGGGAACAGAAATTATCCGGGCGACAAAAGAGAGGGAAAAGAAGAGGGATGGTCTGGGCGAAAGGATTCGAACCTTCGATCTCCTGCTCCCAAAGCAGGCGCGTTGAGCCGGGCTACGCTACGCCCCGACAGGATCCTCTGCAACACGGCGATTATATCAAATGTTCGGAGTGAACGACAAAGCAGTCTTAGCAGCAAAGTGCCGCGGATGAGCCTATAATCACGCTTTGTGAAAGCTGATTTCCTGTTTTGGATTCCTATTTTTTTAAATGCTCCTTGCTCAGATGCGCTTGTTTAGGGCAACCCGTGAATCTGATGTCCGTTAAAACATTGATCTTTCTTCTTTCCCTTTGTTAGGATTAAGAAATTGATTGACGATCCAACTATTTAACAGGAGAACAAGAACTATGGATTCACTCACAAGAAGATCTTTCATGAAGACTTCAGCCGTTGGCGCGGGTGCCGCTGCCTCCGTGTTGATTGGCACTTCAAAAACCTCATGGGCCGGTGCGAACGATCGTGTCCGAGTCGCGGTTGTCGGCATCAACGGCCGTGGCAGGAGCCACATCGGCGCGTTCACCCGCTTGAAAAATGTGGAAGTCGCTACCTTATGCGACGTGGACAAACGGCTTTTTGATCCGAGTGTCAAAGATTTTTTTTCGAAAGGCAATCTTCCCATCCCCAAAACAGAACAAGATATCCGCAAGGTTTTGGAAGACAAAGATATAGATGCTATCACCATCGCTATGCCGAATCACTGGCACTCTTTGGCGACCATTTGGGCATGTCAAGCAGGCAAAGACGTCTATGTTGAAAAACCGATGACCCACAATATTTTTGAAGGTCGGAAAGTGGTTGAAGCGGCGGCAAAATACCAACGAGTTGTTCAACACGGTACCCAACTGCGCAGTAATCCGGGATTCCAAGAAGGTATCCAAGAACTGAAGAACGGTCTTATCGGCGATGTATATATGGCCCGCTGTGTATGCTACAAATGGCGTCCGAGCATCGGCAAAGGACATCCCGGTCACGCTCCTGAAGGACTGGATTGGGATCTCTGGCAAGGCCCTGCACAAGAAGAACCCTTCATGGTCAACGACCAAGGCGAAGGAATTTATGTACATTATTACTGGCACTGGGTGTGGGCTTATGGTAACGGCGATATCGGCAACCAAGGCGTTCACCAACTCGACGCGGCCCGCTGGGGTCTTGGCGTCGATGTGCCTTATCGGGTAACGTCTATGGGCGGCATGTTTTTGTGGGATGACGCAAAAGAGATCTACAACGTGTCCTCCTCGTCCTTCATGTTTAAAGGTGACGATGACAAAGACAAGATCGTGACCCTTGAAGTTCGGCCGTGGTGCACCAATGATGAAGCGGGGGGCACCTCCTTCGGCGTGATCTTCTATGGTTCGGAAGGCTGGATGACCTTCCCCGGATACGGCAGCTATAAAGCCTATCAGG contains these protein-coding regions:
- a CDS encoding prepilin-type N-terminal cleavage/methylation domain-containing protein, with the translated sequence MKRKGFTLIELLVVIAIIGILAAILLPALARAREAARRKSCQNNLKQWGTIFKLYADEQKDYFPPLQVTNRNTVGWPDLPPIGGDTPALEIAAAPLVSAWYP
- a CDS encoding Gfo/Idh/MocA family oxidoreductase; its protein translation is MDSLTRRSFMKTSAVGAGAAASVLIGTSKTSWAGANDRVRVAVVGINGRGRSHIGAFTRLKNVEVATLCDVDKRLFDPSVKDFFSKGNLPIPKTEQDIRKVLEDKDIDAITIAMPNHWHSLATIWACQAGKDVYVEKPMTHNIFEGRKVVEAAAKYQRVVQHGTQLRSNPGFQEGIQELKNGLIGDVYMARCVCYKWRPSIGKGHPGHAPEGLDWDLWQGPAQEEPFMVNDQGEGIYVHYYWHWVWAYGNGDIGNQGVHQLDAARWGLGVDVPYRVTSMGGMFLWDDAKEIYNVSSSSFMFKGDDDKDKIVTLEVRPWCTNDEAGGTSFGVIFYGSEGWMTFPGYGSYKAYQGKENKLVKEASEGSDRYHYQNFIDCIRSRDLGAVNAPPIEGHYSSALSHYALTGARVNRVLEIDTENEQVKNDDEANAMLTRVYREPFVVTEEV